The nucleotide sequence AACTACCAAATCGTTCGTGCCGGAACGCCTGATTAGCGTTGTGGAGCGTGAAGCTGCTCAGAACAATAGTTACCGTGCTGATCAGGAAAACATTAGGCAGTTTTACGCTGGCCCAGCCCGGCCCGGTCCGGCGAATGACGTAAGCCACCAGCAGGATCGTAAACAGCATCACGCTGCTTGCGATGCCCAGCCAGACCATGAAGCGGAACGGCTCCCGCCGTTTCGTAACAAAATTGCTCATTTGACTCAGAGTATGAGGTCGTAGTGTGTCTGGTTCATTCAGCCGACGCCCCATAAACTCTTAACCCCTAAACTGTTTCTCTAGTTTACCTTGCCAAACGACATAGCCGGAAAATTGGTTTGGGAGGACCGGTGGCGCGTTAAAAATCCCGTATACAGCTGAACCGGATCCGCTCATACTGGCGTAAACAGCCCCTTCTTCGTAGAAGGTCTGCTTGATTTGCTGCAGAAGCGGATACTTTGGAAACAGACTGTCTTCAAAGTCATTGTGGACTGTTGCGGCCCAGTTACCGATCGGAGCCGTTAAGTGTTCGCGCAAGTCTGTTTCGGGCTGATGGGGCCTGACACCCGCATAGGCCTCAGCCGTTGAGATAGCCAGGTCTGGAAACACCAGCAGGATATAGTAGCCACTTAAGTCAACGCTGATTTCCTCGAACACATCCCCTTTTTCGACGCAATACACAGGTCGGTTCTGCACGAAGAACGCGCAGTCGCTGCCCAGGGGCCGGGCATACTCTTCCAGTTGCAGGGGGCCAAGGCCCAGTCTGAACTGCTCGTTCAGCGTTTTGAGCGCAAAAGCGGCATCGGCCGAGCCGCCCCCCAGCCCCGCACCGATGGGTACAATCTTATGCAGATGCATCTGAACGGGCGGCAGATCAAAATCCGCCTTCAAGGCTCTGTACGCCCGAACGCACAGATTTTTCTGCGGATCGCCCGGAATGGGTAACCCGCTGCTGCTGAACGCAAACGCGTCGGCGGGAATCACCTCCAGCACATCGCTCCAGCCAACGGGATAGAAACACGATTGCAGGTTATGAAAGCCGTCGGGCCGTTTGCTGGTAATACGTAACCCAAGGTTGATCTTACAATTCGGGAATGAGATCATCAGTAACGAATGATAAATGACGCCTGCTCAGCCAGTGCCGTCCATTTATCATTACTTGATTGACACGACTTTAAACTCTGTCCGGCGGTTGCGCTGGTGTTCAGCATCGGTGCAAATTACGCCATCCGTGCAGTTATTTACCAACTGCGACTCGCCCATGCCAATTGCCACCATCCGTCTGCGGCTAATGCCCTTCGACGCCAGGTAATCCGCAACGGCCCTAGCCCGATAGGTAGAAAGGGTTTTGTTGTGGGCCGCTTCGCCCCGGCTATCGGTATGCGACCGGATTTCGATAACCAGCGACGGGTATTTGCGCATGGTTGCCACCAGGCGATCGAGTTCGCGGGTAGCACCGGACCGGAGACTATACTGATCCAGATCGTAATAAATATTGTCGATCGTTACGACATCGCCGACACTCAGCATCCGCAGATCAGCCGAGAGCTCTTTTGGTTTGGCTCGCTTCGGTAGCCGCCTGATGCGGTTTGTATTTGTGCCAAAAGTGGGTTTGGAAGCCGTCAGTGTATAATCGCAGCCCTCGATCAGATCGAAATAGTAGCGGCCATCGGCTCTGGTTACGTATTCACGCTGGCTTCGGTCGCATTCATTGCGAAGCCGGACGGTCACGCCTTCGAGCGGCCGATGGTCACGCTCGCTCACCACCACTCCCCGAATCCGGGAACTGGTCAGCGGACCCGTATCGGTCGGTTCTTCAGCCAGCGTATCGGTCAGCACGGTTGGTTTCATCATACCTACTTCGAGCCGGGTGGGCTGGTCGTCGGTCAGGTAACGGGTTGTAAACCCAACCGTGCTGTTGATATAGCCGTCGCGGCTGGCCTGAAACGTAAAGTCGTTTTCTGCTTCCAGGCAAAGCTGCACAAATCCGTTGCGGTCGGTAGTCAGACTCCGGTCTGCCCGTCCTTCGCCCCGCGTTCTAACCAGTACCGTCACGCTGTCCAGCGGCAGATCCGATTCTGTATCGTACAGCCGAATGGTCAGGTCGCGGCAGCCGTACAGCGAGTTCTCGCGCACAAACCGGTAGATGTTGTCATTTCCATTCTGTCGACTGCTGCTGAAATAACCCCCGCGCCGACCTCCGTCGGTAATGAACCCGAAATCGTCCTGGGGCGAGTTAATGGGCGCATCCAGATGCTCGACCGGCCCCTGCACCGTTGCGCCGTTCGCAAGGCTGACAAAAAAGATGTCTAACCCACCGAGCCCCCGACGTCCGTCGGACGAAAAGTACAGATTACCAGCCTCATCCACGAATGGAAACAGTTCATTGCCTTTCGTATTCACCAATGCGCCGAGGTTGACCGGTCGTCCCCAGCGGCCGTTCTGATAACGGCTGACGTAAAGATCCGTCCCGCCAAACCCACCGGGCATGTCTGAAGAAAAGTAAAGCAGCTGCTCGTCGCGGCTGAGCGACGGATGCCCCACCGAATAT is from Spirosoma taeanense and encodes:
- a CDS encoding OmpA family protein, producing MSFKGVTWILGIVLWLSSSMAWAQIDSLLQQANRLLNYKAYGRAIDAYTQVLNEQADQLTADQKAAAQSKLAYAYQQVGDGPKAERYYREALNNSTKDDPQQTLQYAQTLAGNGKFKEAQQQYERYLQLKEKLPVHRLSAVPTGGTTTGQGRKEPTRYRLEYLALNSEGEEFSPAFYQDGLVYVAGKKGGSAIETTGSGGGAGYLDLFYVPNRNNLKVSSIINPDGSIGKVTNDRVRTDRPLGSDSYTRATANDSRTAPNFDAGINITQGLGYDARPLSPSQRFSKTLNTRYHEGPATFSPDGSRIIFTRNNYNQGRAQQSAEGINKLKLYTAHQQNGAWSAVEELPFNSDEYSVGHPSLSRDEQLLYFSSDMPGGFGGTDLYVSRYQNGRWGRPVNLGALVNTKGNELFPFVDEAGNLYFSSDGRRGLGGLDIFFVSLANGATVQGPVEHLDAPINSPQDDFGFITDGGRRGGYFSSSRQNGNDNIYRFVRENSLYGCRDLTIRLYDTESDLPLDSVTVLVRTRGEGRADRSLTTDRNGFVQLCLEAENDFTFQASRDGYINSTVGFTTRYLTDDQPTRLEVGMMKPTVLTDTLAEEPTDTGPLTSSRIRGVVVSERDHRPLEGVTVRLRNECDRSQREYVTRADGRYYFDLIEGCDYTLTASKPTFGTNTNRIRRLPKRAKPKELSADLRMLSVGDVVTIDNIYYDLDQYSLRSGATRELDRLVATMRKYPSLVIEIRSHTDSRGEAAHNKTLSTYRARAVADYLASKGISRRRMVAIGMGESQLVNNCTDGVICTDAEHQRNRRTEFKVVSIK
- a CDS encoding 4-(cytidine 5'-diphospho)-2-C-methyl-D-erythritol kinase, which codes for MISFPNCKINLGLRITSKRPDGFHNLQSCFYPVGWSDVLEVIPADAFAFSSSGLPIPGDPQKNLCVRAYRALKADFDLPPVQMHLHKIVPIGAGLGGGSADAAFALKTLNEQFRLGLGPLQLEEYARPLGSDCAFFVQNRPVYCVEKGDVFEEISVDLSGYYILLVFPDLAISTAEAYAGVRPHQPETDLREHLTAPIGNWAATVHNDFEDSLFPKYPLLQQIKQTFYEEGAVYASMSGSGSAVYGIFNAPPVLPNQFSGYVVWQGKLEKQFRG